A genomic segment from Neobacillus sp. YX16 encodes:
- a CDS encoding long-chain fatty acid--CoA ligase has translation MRWELDWLGNRARLSPNKKAIIEEDSNKSWTYEAVNKRSSSVAGWLSSQGVKKGDRVALLSPNDISYFDLLFACGKIGAIFVPLNWRLSEHELNEILLDCSPLLLGIHQTFENMFTSLKALVPSSFYVGESKYEEITALLLDSSNDLVPISELDPLAIIYTGGTTGKPKGVVLSHQSIQWNAINTILSWNLSDEDVTINYMPMFHTGGLNALSLPILMTGGTVVIGDQYSGQKVVHSILQYNCTIILLVPTMYHLLIQTEEFQRSEFPSMKVFLSGAAPCPFQVYEAFQKKRLAFKEGYGLTEAGPNNFFIDPEETQVKRGSVGKPMLFNSIKLEKENGQEAAINEVGELLIKGKHSFSHYWNNEFATLETKKEGWIHTGDLARKDEDGFHYIVGRKKDMIITGGENVYPLEIEHWLAAHPEVDEVAVIGLPDEKWGELVAAFIVQKHPQPLDELELIAYCERKLGRYKIPKKFISLDELPKTHVGKIDKKRLKELSIQT, from the coding sequence GTGAGGTGGGAACTTGACTGGCTTGGAAATAGAGCAAGGTTATCGCCAAATAAAAAGGCTATTATAGAGGAAGATTCAAATAAATCCTGGACCTATGAAGCAGTAAATAAACGTTCGTCCTCGGTGGCTGGTTGGTTAAGTAGTCAAGGTGTGAAAAAAGGGGATCGAGTCGCACTTCTGTCGCCAAACGATATCAGTTATTTTGATTTGTTGTTTGCATGTGGAAAAATTGGCGCGATATTTGTTCCGCTTAATTGGAGGCTGTCAGAACATGAATTAAATGAAATTTTGTTGGATTGTTCACCCTTATTACTTGGTATCCATCAGACGTTTGAGAACATGTTTACTTCTTTGAAAGCTTTAGTACCTAGTTCTTTTTATGTTGGAGAATCAAAGTATGAAGAGATTACGGCACTACTACTAGACAGTAGTAATGATCTAGTACCAATCTCAGAACTTGACCCCCTAGCCATAATTTATACAGGAGGAACCACCGGTAAACCAAAAGGAGTGGTTTTAAGCCATCAATCCATTCAATGGAACGCGATAAACACAATTCTTAGCTGGAATTTATCAGATGAGGATGTAACAATCAACTATATGCCGATGTTTCATACAGGCGGACTAAATGCATTATCGCTGCCAATCTTAATGACCGGCGGAACTGTTGTGATTGGTGATCAGTATTCCGGACAAAAAGTGGTTCATTCAATACTACAGTACAACTGTACGATTATTCTCCTTGTACCAACGATGTACCATTTACTCATTCAAACGGAAGAGTTCCAGAGAAGTGAATTTCCGTCTATGAAAGTCTTCTTATCAGGTGCGGCCCCTTGTCCATTCCAAGTTTATGAAGCCTTTCAGAAAAAGAGATTAGCTTTTAAAGAAGGGTATGGATTAACGGAAGCAGGCCCAAATAATTTCTTTATTGATCCCGAAGAAACGCAAGTGAAACGCGGCTCTGTTGGAAAGCCAATGTTATTCAACTCGATTAAATTAGAAAAGGAAAATGGGCAAGAAGCCGCCATAAACGAGGTTGGAGAACTTTTAATAAAAGGAAAACATTCCTTCTCGCATTATTGGAATAACGAATTCGCAACGCTAGAAACGAAAAAAGAAGGCTGGATTCATACAGGAGACTTGGCAAGGAAGGATGAAGATGGATTCCACTATATTGTCGGAAGGAAGAAGGATATGATCATCACGGGTGGTGAAAATGTTTATCCACTTGAGATTGAACATTGGCTTGCAGCTCACCCTGAGGTTGATGAAGTGGCAGTAATCGGACTCCCAGATGAAAAATGGGGAGAACTTGTTGCAGCCTTTATCGTCCAGAAACATCCTCAACCACTAGATGAGCTGGAACTAATAGCCTATTGTGAGAGAAAACTAGGAAGATATAAAATTCCGAAGAAATTTATATCTTTAGATGAACTCCCGAAAACACATGTTGGAAAAATCGATAAAAAGAGATTAAAAGAATTAAGTATACAAACATAA
- the fabG gene encoding 3-oxoacyl-ACP reductase FabG yields MRLKDRVALITGAANGIGLKASEVFAKEGAKVAMADFNEEQGEKRAQELRGKGYEVTFFQVNVAQRSSVDEMVEKVREVYGNIGILINNAGITKDAMLSKLSIDDFQAVLDVNLTGVFHCTQAVLPSMIENGKGRIINTSSVSGVYGNVGQTNYAATKAGVVGMTKSWAKELGRKGINVNAVAPGFIETGMTAKVPERILDQMKQMVPLLRLGKPEDIANAYLFLASDESNYINGTVLHVDGGIMM; encoded by the coding sequence ATGAGATTAAAAGACAGAGTGGCTCTTATTACTGGTGCGGCAAATGGAATAGGCTTAAAAGCTTCGGAAGTATTTGCCAAAGAAGGTGCAAAGGTGGCCATGGCTGACTTTAATGAAGAGCAGGGTGAAAAGAGGGCACAAGAATTAAGGGGAAAGGGCTATGAAGTAACCTTTTTTCAAGTGAATGTAGCACAGCGTTCCAGTGTAGATGAAATGGTTGAAAAAGTCCGAGAAGTTTACGGAAACATCGGTATCCTCATTAATAACGCTGGAATTACAAAAGATGCGATGCTTTCGAAATTATCCATCGATGATTTTCAAGCAGTTTTAGATGTTAACCTTACAGGAGTATTTCACTGTACACAGGCTGTATTGCCTTCCATGATTGAAAATGGAAAAGGAAGAATTATTAATACCTCTTCTGTTTCAGGCGTCTATGGGAATGTTGGCCAAACGAATTATGCGGCAACAAAAGCAGGGGTAGTCGGGATGACCAAATCATGGGCGAAAGAACTTGGACGCAAAGGGATTAATGTAAATGCAGTTGCCCCTGGTTTTATCGAAACAGGAATGACAGCCAAGGTTCCTGAAAGAATATTAGACCAAATGAAACAGATGGTTCCGCTGTTAAGGCTGGGGAAACCTGAAGATATCGCAAACGCTTACTTGTTTCTAGCATCCGATGAATCAAATTATATAAACGGGACTGTTCTTCATGTAGATGGCGGGATAATGATGTAA